Below is a window of Chloroflexia bacterium SDU3-3 DNA.
TTGAGCGTGACACCGTTCGCTTCGTACTGCCCGCGCTCCCATCGCTCCATCTCTACAGGTGTTTGCGGCGTGTCACGACCAATCAAGCGGCGAATGTCAGGGTGTTCCAGAATGAATGAGCGCGCACGCAAGTTGGCAATGTCGCTCGGCTTGCGCATGTCCATCCATTTTGTCGACCCTCGGAGTACATCGCGGGAATGCCCGAACGGTGGACATACCGCGAAAGAGAACCGGAAAACACAAGCCTCGTTTGTTTGCACATCGTGCGGGTTCGCTGGCCTCGCAGATGTGATCGCGGCGGGAATATTTCCCGCCGGGCGGCTGTAACCCCGCCATACGGCTCGCCAGACGGTACTGCTACCGGGCTGGCAGGGCCAAAGCCTGCGGCTTAAGCCGTGGGTTGTTTACAGCCTCACCGTGGTATAATGCGCCAGCATTTCGGCCCCTGGAATGATCGGTGGCAATGCTGGGCTGCTGGCCGCTCGTTGGGATGGCCTGCTCCCTCTACTGTACCGCCTCGCATCCGTAGATGAAATTGAGGTTTTGCATGAAGCGACTGACCATCGCGCTTATGGTCCTGGCCGTGCTCGCGGCCTTCTTGGCACCTGCCTACGCTGCGGCCCCGGAGACGCAGCGGGCGCTGGCGTATCAGATCATTATAAAGCTTGCGCCCAACACCGCGCTGACGGGCGACGCGCGCGCCCAGGGGCTGGGCACTGGGCCGCTGGGCCTGGCGCTGCGGGCGGTGGGGGCCACCCAGGCCGAGGACATCGGCGGCTCGACCTACCGCGTGCGCTTTAGCGCTTCCACGCCGGTGGGCGTGATCGCTTCGCGGATCGCGGCTGTGCCTGGCGTGATCTACGCCCAGCCCAACTATGAGCGCAGCATGCTGCGCTCCACCAACGACCCCATGCTCGGCCAGCAGTGGCACCTCGACACCATCCAGGCCCCCGCCGCCTGGGATGTGACGGTGGGCGAGGGCATGACGGTGGCGCTGCTCGACACCGGCGTGTCGTTTTCGCACCCCGACCTGAAGGACCGCGTGCGCGGCGGATACGACCTGGTGAACGACGACCCCGACCCCGACGACGATGAGGGCCACGGCACCCATGTGGGCGGCATCGTGGCCGCCGACGGCGACAACGGCGAGGGCGTGGCGGGCATCTGCTGGCGCTGCACCCTGCTGCCGATCAAGGTGCTGGGCGCGCGCGGTCGCGGCGACGATGCGACCGTGGCCTACGGCATCCGGCTGGCGGTGGACCAGGGCGCGCGCGTGATCGGCATGAGCCTGGGCGGCCCCGAGGATACCCAGGCCCTGCGCGACGCGGTGGACTACGCCACCTCGCGCAATGTGCTGATCGTGGCGGCCTCGGGCAACGATGGCACCCGTGGCACCTCGGCCAGCTACCCGGCGGCCTACCCCAGCGTCATGGCGGTGTCGGCCACCGATAGGCAGGACAACGTCACCTGGTTCTCGACCACGGGCGACTTTGTAGATATCGCCGCGCCCGGATCGAACATCCTCAGCACGTTCTGGTCGAAGGATCGCGGTAACACCTATGTGTCGGCCAGTGGCACATCCGAGGCCACGCCGCTGGTGGTGGGGGCCGCCGCGCTGGTGCTTTCGCTGCGCCCCGAGCTGACCGCGCCGCAGATGGCCCAGATCTTGGAGGCGACCGCCGACGACATCGACGCGCCAGGGGTGGACCCGCAGAGCGGCCACGGGCGGCTGAATGTGGCCCGCGCTGTGCAGCTGGCCAGCGCCCCCGACGCGCTCTCGCGCTCGGTCATCCAGGGCCAGGTCAGCGGCGCTGCGCCCGACCAGATCACCGTGGCGCTGAGCACCGGCCAGGAGACCCGCCCCGACGGCAATGGCAACTACCGCTTCGAGGCCCTGCCCGCAGGTACCTACACGGTCACCGCGCGCCTGCCCGATGGCACGCAGACCGCCCAGCAGGTGTTTGTCAGCGGCACGCCGATCAGCGTGGCCACCATCAACCTGAGCTTCGGCGGCGCTCCGGCGGGCGCGGCCTCGGCTGCCGGGGCCTTCGCGCCCGTGGCGCAGCCCAGCGACCCCAGCGTGGCCTTCTTCGCCGAGACCGGCCATACCCTGCGCGGCACCTTCCGCAGCTACTGGCAGGCCAACGGCGGCCTGGCGGTGTTCGGTATGCCGCTCAGCGAGGAGCTGACCGAGCGCGGCAGCGATGGCCGCGACTACACCGTGCAGTACTTCGAGCGCAACCGCTTCGAGCTGCACCCCGAGAGCGCGCCGCCCTACAATGTGCAGCTTGGCCGCCTGGGCGACGACATCCTGAAGCTGAGTGGCCGCGACTGGTTCAGCTTCGCCAAGGGCGGCGAGCAGCCCGGCTGCCGCTACTTCGCCGAGACCGGCCATAGCCTCTGCGGGGCCTTCCTAGAGTACTGGAGCAGCCACGGCCTTGAGCTGGATGGCCGACGCGGCAAGACCGCCGCCGAGAGCCTGGCGCTGTTCGGCATGCCGCTCTCCGAGCCGCAGCTTGAGACCTTCCCCGATGGGCGCAGCTATGTGGTGCAGTGGTTTGAGCGCGTGCGGATGGAAGACCACGGCGCAGATGGCGTGCTGCTTGGCCTGCTTGGCCGCGAGGTTGTCGAGAAGCGCTAGCCGCCGCAGCAGCTAGCAGAAGAACGGCTGGTGGAAAACGGTAGGGTCGCCGCTTGCGGCGGCCCTACCGTTCGTCATTGGCTAGGCGAACTCGCGCTCGGCCACGCTCTGGCGGTAGCTGCGGCCATCGAAGCGGATGCGCTCGGCGTTGGCCATGGCGGCGGCGCGGGCCTCGGCCAGCGTGCTGCCCAGCGTCACCACCGTCACCGGCTGGCCGCCGGTGATCCGCGCCTCGCTGCTGGCGGTGCTGGCGCTGGCCCCGAAGCCAAAACCGCCGAGGAACCCGCCGCCGCCCATGCTCACCTGCGGGCGCTCGGTGTCGCTGTGGAACAGCAGCACGCCCTGGGCCAGATCCTCGGCACCCTGGATGGTGCCGCCGGATGCGAAGTAGTTGGGGTAGCCCCGCGCGAACAGCCCCAGCCCCACGCTGGCCTGCGGCGAAAAGCGCGGCGCTGGCATGTCGTGCAGGCGCTGGGTGATGGCGGCCTGCAGCAGCGGCAGCAGGTCATCCTCCAGCCGAGGCAGCAGCACCTCGGCCTCGCCGCGGTGGAAGGTGGTGCGCAGCCCGGTGAGCTTGGGGCCATCGGCCCCGATGATGCAGTCGATGCTCAGCAGCCCCCAGTAGGGCAGCCCATCCTTGGCCAGGCTCTCGACGATCGGCTGGATGAGCTTCTGGTGCATATAGTCGCCCAGCATGCTGGCGTACTTCGAGTGGTTGGTGTGCGCGCCGATGCCGGGCGCGTGCATCCCCGCGTCGCGCTCATCCACGCGGTCGTAGATGCGGGTGGGCAGCAGCGGCAGCGAGGTGCGCCCGTCGGTGAGCGCCGAAAACACCACGCGCGGCCCGTGTATGAACGACTCGACCACCACGCCCGCGTTGTCGCCCTGCAGCGGCCTAGCCTTGAACAGCTCGTGCAGCCCGGCGATGGCGGCGTAGCGGTCGTCGAAGACCTGCTCGCCTAGGGTCGGGTTGTCGGCCTTGATGATCACCGGCATGGGCTGGGTGGCCAGAAAGCGCTCGGCGGTGTCGAGGTTGTCGAAGGGCCGCCCGGGCGGCGTGGGCAGCTTGTGGCGCAGCATGAAGGCCTTGGTGGCGCAGCGGCTGTAGGCCATGGTGGCCGCGCGCTGCGAGGGGCCGCACACGTTCACGCCCAGCGACACGGCCTCATCCACCAGGCCCAGCTGCAGCGGCAGGCCGTAGCTGGGGATGACCATGCCGATCGACTCGTCGAAGGCCCAGCGCGCGATCCCCGCGATGTCGCTTGGCTCGAAGTCGGGGGTGCTGGCCAGCGGCGCGGTGCCGCCGTTGCCGGGCGCGCAGGAGATCTCGCCCGCCGTCGGGCTGTTGAAGAGCTTCCACGTCAGCGCGTGGGCGCGGCTGTCATTGCCAAGGATGAGAAGTTTCATGGCTGGTAGGTATGCGCAAAAGGGCTGCTCCAGAGCTGGCTCGTTGGGCGTAGGCCATACAGCTTGTTTCGTCGGCGCTTGCGACCACAACACCTAGCTAGAATTATACCATGCCGTTTTTATCGGGGGCGGTGTGCTATACTTTCCTCTGCCTGGGCGCAACTTCTGCCCCGCACCACGCGTACAATATGCAGAGCCAGAAGGCCTACGCGCCGCTGGCAGTTTGTTTCCGCACGAGCATGCCAATGGGGCATGCCCTCGCACCCTCCAAGGAGTTGCTATGGCCGGGGAGGTCACGCTACGAACCGAGCTTGCGCGACCGCAGCTCGCCGTCACGAATACGCCGCAGGTCGCCTACCTGCTGCTGGATGTGCAGCCCGCCGCCGTGATGGCGCAGGTGCGCATGCCGGTGAGCGTCGCTTTTGTGCTCGACCACAGCGGCTCGATGAAGGGCGAGAAGATCGACCGCGTGCGCCGCGCCACCGCCCGCGCCGTCGATGCGCTCGATCAGCAGGATGTGCTCTCGATCGTGATCTTCGACCACCGCGTGGATGTGCTGGTGCCCGCCACCCACGTCACCAACCGCCGCGCCATCCAGGATGCCATCACCCGC
It encodes the following:
- a CDS encoding phosphoribosylamine--glycine ligase, whose translation is MKLLILGNDSRAHALTWKLFNSPTAGEISCAPGNGGTAPLASTPDFEPSDIAGIARWAFDESIGMVIPSYGLPLQLGLVDEAVSLGVNVCGPSQRAATMAYSRCATKAFMLRHKLPTPPGRPFDNLDTAERFLATQPMPVIIKADNPTLGEQVFDDRYAAIAGLHELFKARPLQGDNAGVVVESFIHGPRVVFSALTDGRTSLPLLPTRIYDRVDERDAGMHAPGIGAHTNHSKYASMLGDYMHQKLIQPIVESLAKDGLPYWGLLSIDCIIGADGPKLTGLRTTFHRGEAEVLLPRLEDDLLPLLQAAITQRLHDMPAPRFSPQASVGLGLFARGYPNYFASGGTIQGAEDLAQGVLLFHSDTERPQVSMGGGGFLGGFGFGASASTASSEARITGGQPVTVVTLGSTLAEARAAAMANAERIRFDGRSYRQSVAEREFA
- a CDS encoding S8 family serine peptidase: MKRLTIALMVLAVLAAFLAPAYAAAPETQRALAYQIIIKLAPNTALTGDARAQGLGTGPLGLALRAVGATQAEDIGGSTYRVRFSASTPVGVIASRIAAVPGVIYAQPNYERSMLRSTNDPMLGQQWHLDTIQAPAAWDVTVGEGMTVALLDTGVSFSHPDLKDRVRGGYDLVNDDPDPDDDEGHGTHVGGIVAADGDNGEGVAGICWRCTLLPIKVLGARGRGDDATVAYGIRLAVDQGARVIGMSLGGPEDTQALRDAVDYATSRNVLIVAASGNDGTRGTSASYPAAYPSVMAVSATDRQDNVTWFSTTGDFVDIAAPGSNILSTFWSKDRGNTYVSASGTSEATPLVVGAAALVLSLRPELTAPQMAQILEATADDIDAPGVDPQSGHGRLNVARAVQLASAPDALSRSVIQGQVSGAAPDQITVALSTGQETRPDGNGNYRFEALPAGTYTVTARLPDGTQTAQQVFVSGTPISVATINLSFGGAPAGAASAAGAFAPVAQPSDPSVAFFAETGHTLRGTFRSYWQANGGLAVFGMPLSEELTERGSDGRDYTVQYFERNRFELHPESAPPYNVQLGRLGDDILKLSGRDWFSFAKGGEQPGCRYFAETGHSLCGAFLEYWSSHGLELDGRRGKTAAESLALFGMPLSEPQLETFPDGRSYVVQWFERVRMEDHGADGVLLGLLGREVVEKR